In the bacterium genome, CATTACTTAATCATAACGACTTTCTTGACGGCGGCGAAGGTTCCCGCTCTTACTTGGATAAAGTAGACGCCACTGCTGGCGGGTAGTCCGGTGTTGTCGAGACCGTTCCACTGCATAATGTAAGACCCCGCTGTGATCTTATCCATCGATTTACAGAAGACTTCTCTCCCTAATGCATCATAGATAGTATACATCATAGAACCAGTCAAAGGAAGGTCTACCCGGAACTGGATCGATGAATTGAATGGATTGGGGTAGGGGTTGCCCAATTGGTAGCTCTCGGGAATCGGTCGAGTTTCTGTATTGGTTGGGCGACGGTGCTGGTATAACAACCGTCGTAATTCGTTTACCTTGTTCTCGCGTGCAACCCATGATCGACAAACCTCATCTCCACGCTTGTTTTCCGGACCGGCAATCGGCTCTAAGAAGACGATAGCAATTGCAGCGAGAATAGAGTCTTGGAAGCTCAGTGGTGCGATACGGAATTGCTGGTACGTTTGGTACGCAGCTTCGGGATCGCTATGTAACAGTTGCAGCAATGGTTTGTAATTGCGAACCGCTTCAAACATATCGGTGCTGTCATAACTGGTTTGGAAACTGTCTTGGAGCGCAAGGTTTTGCTCGTAGGTCCAACCACAACGCTCATTCGTCGCAAACAATAGTGGTACAGCATGGGAGCGTACAGTTGTTTTCAATTGGGTGTTTGTGACAGACGTAAAAAAGATTTGGCGGGCAGTCTCATACTCACCCTCATTGAGCGCTTGTATACCGTCGATAACCGGATTTTCCTCCCAAAAGATGTTTGCCGGGGGTAAGGGAAGGATGTGTGGTAACCGAACTTCGTTTACCATATCCACATGGTAAAATCTTGCACCGTCAGCATCTGGATGGTTTTCTATGTTGTCCCACATCCGATTTGTAACTTCTGCTTCTATGGCAGTGCCCCACCACACATAATCCAAACACTGATCAGATGGAGCGATACGAATTTCGATCTCTCCAAACTCTTCAATTTCAGTAAATTCTTCGTTACTGCGCACTAAATGACGATTGGACGTAGGTACAGTTGACTGGTCGAAAATCGAGTTGTTAACGATATGTGGTGCAACAGCCCCATTTTCTAAGAAGAATTGTGCGCCGGTTGCTTCCGGTACTTCCCCTAAACCATTATTGAAAATGCGGTTGCCACGTGACCGTAAAGCATTAAAGAAGTAAATAGAACTAACGCCAAGCTTACGAACACCGAACCAGTCATTACTATCGATGTCGCACTCGGTTAACAAAGCATAAGCCAGTTCCCCAAATACAATGCCGACACCATCGGGATTCGTAACAACGTTGTGTTGTGGAACATGAGTTGCATGAGTAAATCGACAGCGCGATATCGTGTTTGTATTTAGCATCTCCATATCGCTGTTTATGATGAGTCCGTTGCCACCGTAAATATTTGTTACAGTGTCGCGATCCAGTTCGAAATAAGAACGAATTATTTCTACACCGACACTGGGATCGGATTCGATGGGTGGGGTTGCTGTGCCAACATTTCCGTCGATCTTGCTGTTGGTTAGCTTAAGCGAAGAAAACGACCAGTCTTCTGGCAACATGCCAATGTAACCATCAACATTGCTATTAACGTAATATATATTGATCGCTTTGTGATACGGTAACCGATGTTCGTCACCGTCATCATCTTCCATTATCAAACGGTTAATACTAACGAAAGCGTCTGAAAATGGTGGCGTCAATCCTTCTTCTTCCTCAATCACACTAATTCCCATTCGCTTGTTACTCACTAAAGTTTCCGTGAAGCGATCAACGCTCAGCGTATCGAACTTAACAGCGCGGTGTTTGATATGCAGCGCATCAAGTCCATAATCCCCATTATTATCATCGCGGTTGTTCGTTCCCGGCGAAACAATAGCATTATGAAAGACGAGCGTATCAGAATACCCACCGTCTTGTATGCCATATATTTTCACACCATTACGCATATCTTCAAACTTCAATCGTGACATCGGTGTGGGTGTTGATGGTGTTACTCCTCCAGTAGCTGAACTGCTGAAGACAATGCCCTCCCACGGTTTCTTTTCAAACACCCCTGATTGGCTCCACTTTCCACCGTTGAAAACTATGAAGCCATTAAGTCCTGCGTAGGGTGCATTCGCCACCGCAGTAGGCACCGTCTCTAAGCGTCCGTCAACAGTAATATTCGTTAGACCATTTTCGGTAGTATTGACAAGATGGTAATCCATGTAAACTTTCGTTCCTGCCTCCACTGTCAATGTTTGGCCGATGGGAACGGTGATGTTGGTTCCGACAAATTGGTAGTCGCCGCTCTTAAGGGTTCCGGAAAGCGACAATTCATCTAATTCATCGCCCATCATCACACATACATTTCCTGCTCGATAGATTGGCAATCGATTCTGATTCAAAGTCGGGTCCGGGAAATTCGGATTAAACCCACCGCCACCATACACGCCAAGATCACCTCGGGTTCCATTAAAGTCGCGGCATTCTGTAACTTCGATCGGAACGACATTGATTGCCGGTGAACGATAATCAAGATGATAGCGGTAAGGAATTGTGTACGAATTATGTTGTATACCTGGGAGGAGTACTAACTTGGGGTCGCCGACAACATTTTCTTGGATGGTCGAGTGGTTTGGAGCAAAACGACTCCACGCTTGCGATCCGTTACTACTCCAACCAAGATTGTAATTCAAAGCAGCAGTAAATGGGAATACATATGCCGTAGCTGTTGGACTGCTTAACTGGCAAATATTCGCGTAAACAGTGATCGAAGCGTTACTGTTTATCGAGAATCCTTGCCCATTGAAGTTTGCCTCGTTTACTATTGTATTGTTTAAAAAAGACGACGTACCACCCCCATTGTCGTGAGCAACGAAAACAGCCGTATTTGAAACGTTGTGGATAACGTTATGTGCAAAAAGCTCTGGCGCACGAAGAAGATCAAAACCAACTGAGCCGCCGTAGACTTCCGTATACGTTATCGGGACACTGGTACAGGGCGAATGGTCATAGAAATTTGTTCCGGCATTTAACGAGAACCGTGTACCCCTAAAGTTACTCCCTGGCAGTAAACAACGGTTGGAATGATACCCATTCAACTCATTCTGTGCAATAACAGAGTTGTTAAGATAAAGCAATGGGTCATCGTTCTGAGTTGATGGGGCTTCAAGGCAAAATCCGTGCCCACTATTTAGCATAAATTTTGGCCCTGTAAAAGTGGGTCCATCACCAATCGGGAAACTTGTTGGGCTGGAACCGAGTGGAAAGGTACTGATTTCTGTGTGTGTAGCTGATGCAGATAGCGTAAAACCATTGAGCGCATTTCCAGAAAATTCGCCGCCAAAGATTTGAATCTCATTGTGGTATCCGCTAATCAACATACCGTGACCATGGCTTGCACCCTGCATATGACTTAACGTACTAGTGAGCCAACCTTGATATTGATCCATCCATACGCCGGCTTTTGAATTGGTGTTGGTAACCAGTGTATTATTGTAAAATGTACAATTGGTAAGAATGATGTTGGTACCGCCGTAACTCCCGTTGAGTAGTACGTTTTCGTCTCGAGAAACGGACCATAATCCATTCCAGTCATTCTGGTAAACTTCACAATATTCCATCTTTAATTTGTGGCTTCCCGCTGAAGTGCGGTTAGGTGCCGAACTAGGTCTTTGATCGATCAAAACACCATTGTTGGCGTTGGTGTAAATCAGTGCCGGATCTTCGCTGTTCAGTGCCCCACCAATATTTACATCATTTCCGGTCCCCTTTACATAAACACCATCGAGCGTGTGATTGAAAATTCTTGGGATCCCCCTCATATCAAAATGGACTTCTTCGTTTTGTTTTCCGTGGAAGACTTGCATGTCTTCAATTTTAGGACGGATTTCCAATAAATTTAGATCTGCATAAGCAGAATTGAGACATACTCCGTACTTTAGAGGTGGACTAAGCAGATTACGACAACCTTCTACATAGATTTCCGCCCCTACATAAAATGCATTGTTGTCAATTTGATACGTTCCACCAGAAGTGGCAACAAACCCGCCTTCTGGATTGTAGCGGACGTAAAGTGGATACCTGACCTCCCCAGCCCCAGTTGTTCCTCCGATCAGGAATTTGTTCCGATGAATACGCGGCGAAGTAGCATCTGCTTTTAGGAGAATACCAGCTTGACGGTTGTTTTCGATCCACCCTTCCATGGGTCGATTTTCATCTGGATTGGTGGTAACAACAAGGTAGTGTTCATAACCTTTAGCATTAATCCCATTTTCGTTTTCGGCGATCTTACATCCGGTTACTATTACCTTTCCAATGTATTCGACTCCCATTTCTCTCAATCGCTCTGGATCGTAACAATGCCCATTTCCACGGATTGCGATCCCATCACCCGAGCAGTATCCGATTCCAACATCAAAGAGAGAAACAAACTCTAAGTTGATTTCTGGTTCGTTGGCAGTGAGAGACTTTGTTCCGACTCGAACGCCGTGGGTTTGGTCTTGAAGCGGTGTCCCAACCGGTGGATCGAAGCTTTGATATCCACAATTTAAAATGTACGTAGGAAAGGGTCGCCCAGTGTTAAGTGGGTCGCCTTGCTCTGTTGGTTGGGTTGGATTCGTTACAGGATCGCGTTCAAAGATTACAGGCGTCCAAATTGCGACCATATTTGGAGTTGCTTCGTTTTCATTATACAACTTCAACCCATTGGAAAAGGCACGATTGATTCCACAGTTTCGAAACCAGACTTTTTTAAAGGAACCGTGGGTTAAGTTGAAGCCGTTCGCCTCAGTTGTCATTGTTGAGTGCCGCCTTGAACCAACATCAGTAATAGTGCATCCCAACAGAGAAATCTCAAA is a window encoding:
- a CDS encoding T9SS type A sorting domain-containing protein, with the translated sequence MHSSRISTLIIRIVFLLIALASVQTSYSDVYLQAPITWDSQNPPPVINDNYYIIRNDQQPPLPQTLTIDPGITVTFGNNGRLIMAGTALIADGTTNPITFSQQAGTSGGCIEILDQTCNNTGGNWGFVGMYPPNFNYCTFNGLGVDATTGAVNIEHTTGTGIGGYDLWINNSTWVNMPGSAVVFKRDPRETETVQVVRFSLINVVNCTFSGISTTEGLLSKNGIYFYGGNGTNPNINFFIENLQLDHTSFRYFGYNAVGAFTGSELGAAIKANCAGSVSVKWESENASFPAVNYCGSGIYFENSLVSEFGLSGSIVSSTFSNETIRFHNLRGYGIFVDCATFSTGLVQSGGINRLQIDETGLDGIRVGHHFTDYGAELNSFEISLLGCTITDVGSRRHSTMTTEANGFNLTHGSFKKVWFRNCGINRAFSNGLKLYNENEATPNMVAIWTPVIFERDPVTNPTQPTEQGDPLNTGRPFPTYILNCGYQSFDPPVGTPLQDQTHGVRVGTKSLTANEPEINLEFVSLFDVGIGYCSGDGIAIRGNGHCYDPERLREMGVEYIGKVIVTGCKIAENENGINAKGYEHYLVVTTNPDENRPMEGWIENNRQAGILLKADATSPRIHRNKFLIGGTTGAGEVRYPLYVRYNPEGGFVATSGGTYQIDNNAFYVGAEIYVEGCRNLLSPPLKYGVCLNSAYADLNLLEIRPKIEDMQVFHGKQNEEVHFDMRGIPRIFNHTLDGVYVKGTGNDVNIGGALNSEDPALIYTNANNGVLIDQRPSSAPNRTSAGSHKLKMEYCEVYQNDWNGLWSVSRDENVLLNGSYGGTNIILTNCTFYNNTLVTNTNSKAGVWMDQYQGWLTSTLSHMQGASHGHGMLISGYHNEIQIFGGEFSGNALNGFTLSASATHTEISTFPLGSSPTSFPIGDGPTFTGPKFMLNSGHGFCLEAPSTQNDDPLLYLNNSVIAQNELNGYHSNRCLLPGSNFRGTRFSLNAGTNFYDHSPCTSVPITYTEVYGGSVGFDLLRAPELFAHNVIHNVSNTAVFVAHDNGGGTSSFLNNTIVNEANFNGQGFSINSNASITVYANICQLSSPTATAYVFPFTAALNYNLGWSSNGSQAWSRFAPNHSTIQENVVGDPKLVLLPGIQHNSYTIPYRYHLDYRSPAINVVPIEVTECRDFNGTRGDLGVYGGGGFNPNFPDPTLNQNRLPIYRAGNVCVMMGDELDELSLSGTLKSGDYQFVGTNITVPIGQTLTVEAGTKVYMDYHLVNTTENGLTNITVDGRLETVPTAVANAPYAGLNGFIVFNGGKWSQSGVFEKKPWEGIVFSSSATGGVTPSTPTPMSRLKFEDMRNGVKIYGIQDGGYSDTLVFHNAIVSPGTNNRDDNNGDYGLDALHIKHRAVKFDTLSVDRFTETLVSNKRMGISVIEEEEGLTPPFSDAFVSINRLIMEDDDGDEHRLPYHKAINIYYVNSNVDGYIGMLPEDWSFSSLKLTNSKIDGNVGTATPPIESDPSVGVEIIRSYFELDRDTVTNIYGGNGLIINSDMEMLNTNTISRCRFTHATHVPQHNVVTNPDGVGIVFGELAYALLTECDIDSNDWFGVRKLGVSSIYFFNALRSRGNRIFNNGLGEVPEATGAQFFLENGAVAPHIVNNSIFDQSTVPTSNRHLVRSNEEFTEIEEFGEIEIRIAPSDQCLDYVWWGTAIEAEVTNRMWDNIENHPDADGARFYHVDMVNEVRLPHILPLPPANIFWEENPVIDGIQALNEGEYETARQIFFTSVTNTQLKTTVRSHAVPLLFATNERCGWTYEQNLALQDSFQTSYDSTDMFEAVRNYKPLLQLLHSDPEAAYQTYQQFRIAPLSFQDSILAAIAIVFLEPIAGPENKRGDEVCRSWVARENKVNELRRLLYQHRRPTNTETRPIPESYQLGNPYPNPFNSSIQFRVDLPLTGSMMYTIYDALGREVFCKSMDKITAGSYIMQWNGLDNTGLPASSGVYFIQVRAGTFAAVKKVVMIK